From the genome of Onthophagus taurus isolate NC chromosome 5, IU_Otau_3.0, whole genome shotgun sequence, one region includes:
- the LOC111426544 gene encoding small ribosomal subunit protein uS4, translating to MVNGRIPSVCSKTYVTPRRPYEKARLDQELKIIGEYGLRNKREVWRVKYTLAKIRKAARELLTLEEKDPKRLFEGNALLRRLVRIGVLDEGRMKLDYVLGLKIEDFLERRLQTQVFKLGLAKSIHHARVLIRQRHIRVRKQVVNIPSFIVRLDSQKHIDFSLKSPFGGGRPGRVKRKNLRKGAGGGGAEEEED from the exons ATGGTAAACGGTAGGATACCGTCGGTCTGCTCCAAGACCTATGTCACCCCACGTAGGCCTTATGAAAAGGCACGTTTAGATCAGGAATTAAAGATTATTGGAGAATATGGTCTCCGTAATAAACGTGAAGTATGGAGAGTTAAATACACCCTCGCTAAGATCCGTAAAGCTGCCCGAGAATTGCTCACGCTTGAAGAAAAAGATCCTAAAAGATTATTTGAag GTAATGCACTTTTACGTCGTTTGGTTCGTATTGGTGTCTTAGATGAAGGTAGAATGAAGCTCGATTACGTTTTGGGTTTGAAAATTGAAGATTTCTTGGAAAGACGCCTCCAAACGCAAGTTTTCAAATTGGGTTTGGCCAAATCGATTCATCACGCTCGCGTCTTGATCAGACAGAGACATATTcg AGTTCGAAAACAAGTTGTCAATATTCCCTCTTTCATTGTGAGATTGGACTCTCAAAAACACATTGACTTCTCACTCAAATCTCCATTTGGTGGTGGTCGTCCTGGACGTGTTAAGAGGAAGAATCTCCGTAAAGGAGCTGGAGGTGGCGGAgctgaagaagaagaagattaa
- the LOC111426481 gene encoding arylphorin subunit alpha-like yields MKSLVFLGLLALAWATTLKKPVYNTQEPVYPTEEFLQQQKIVYQLFQYVYQPNYLPEYEKIGLTYNLEENLQGYSNPKYVLDFLSNYQVGSLPKGQVFSIFYDKHQNEAIAFFRVLYSAVDFETFYKTAVWGRMHLNEGLYIYSLSVALVHRPDTWNLELPPIYEIYPFYFYNFNVFRLAEQKTGYYFGNYPTTSKYQYYFGKYLQNQQYPYGQLYERFGQQPWFQMSKTTPFTQQYLQKYGQYPWFSKYEQSNPVYGRYMESIETPQPWSFKYEQSYPYQYAKKQFPTQYVPYNQYQQSYPYVPQPEQYYQQYSKQYGKSYPWNQVPTQYTPYSQQYYQKYNQYPTPYGPQIEQYQKLSKLPWFSFEKYGKSYPWNQVPSQYIPYSQQYYQKYNQYPSYQYPYEPQSEQYFQQSTKLPWLLSEKYEKSYPMNQVPTQYTPYNQQYFQRYNQFPSQYMPQSKYMPEPEYRPPYSPEYISTYEKYPYFQQRYPYMEQKSTPFPPSYYQKYVEEPMPESFRPYSQQYYQKYQQYPYFQMNKQFTKPMPFVNSPLYQKSIFKYTPSQSEIFQKIQYSQVPQEVPEFYQEREKIPLEYYQQGILITANFTNFNAQFNPEYQLSYFTQDIGMNAFYYYYHIYFPFWMKNEEIAFNTQRRGEQFYYIYQQLLARYNLERISNGLGEIPLLQYEQGVPVGFRTPMMYPNGMPFPERPDHSPFEYYQGPAYYDNDTLSLLNIKLYERRLLDAIDSGFVLTRDGRFISIFEPQGFEILGNLIQANPESPNARYYGPILVFARYLLGHSNYPLNQYYINPSVMEQYETSLHDPAFYQLYKVMIYYFQRFKQYMPMYTEQELLLPGVKIQDVKVDKLTTYFDYFYTDISNIMHSKGPVEDIPIQVRQYRLNHKPFNYYMNVMSEKPYEAVVRVFLGPKYSVNGEPIDINKDRMSFVELDKFQYTLVPGLNTIERNSREFYGYVPERSTYKELFMQLVNYQTPIQYSPRVYWGLPQRMMLPKGTQQGQEYQMYFLITPYQPVEKVLPRSYLGNRPHLYWDRIFDKLPYGYPFDRPIDESVFYVPNSYFKDVVIYNEFTPEFSGEYPYTPFYENY; encoded by the exons ATGAAGTCTCTAGTTTTCTTGGGGCTTTTGGCCCTTGCATGGGCAACCACTCTCAAAAAACCCGTCTACAATACACAAGAACCGGTGTACCCAACTG AAGAGTTCTTGCAACAGCAGAAGATTGTTTATCAATTATTCCAATATGTGTACCAACCCAACTATTTGCCTGAATACGAAAAGATTGGTTTAACTTACAACCTCGAGGAGAATTTGCAAGGATACAgc AACCCGAAATATGTACTTGATTTCTTGAGTAACTACCAGGTTGGTAGTTTACCGAAAGGACAAGTATTTTCCATCTTCTACGACAAGCACCAAAATGAAGCGATCGCTTTCTTCAGGGTTTTATACAGCGCTGTTGATTTCGAAACTTTCTACAAAACCGCCGTTTGGGGAAGGATGCACTTGAATGAGGGTCTTTACATCTACTCTCTTTCGGTTGCTTTGGTCCACAGACCCGATACCTGGAATCTCGAGTTACCACCGATCTACGAAATCTACCCATTCTATTTCTACAACTTCAACGTGTTCAGATTAGCCGAACAAAAGACTGGATATTATTTTGGAAACTACCCAACAACTTCTAAATACCAATACTACTTTGGAAAGTATTTGCAAAACCAACAATACCCATATGGGCAATTGTATGAAAGATTCGGTCAACAACCATGGTTCCAAATGAGCAAAACCACCCCGTTCACTCAACAATATTTACAGAAATACGGACAATACCCGTGGTTCTCCAAATACGAGCAATCCAATCCAGTTTATGGAAGATATATGGAATCGATTGAAACTCCCCAGCCATGGTCGTTCAAATACGAACAATCTTACCCATACCAATATGCCAAAAAACAATTCCCAACTCAATACGTTCCATACAACCAATACCAACAAAGTTACCCATACGTACCACAACCCGAACAATACTACCAACAATACAGCAAACAATATGGAAAATCATACCCATGGAATCAAGTACCAACTCAATACACTCCATACAGCCAACAATACTACCAAAAATACAACCAATATCCAACTCCATACGGACCACAAATTGAGCAATACCAAAAATTGAGCAAACTCCCATGGTTCTCCTTCGAAAAATACGGAAAGTCATACCCATGGAATCAGGTTCCATCTCAATACATCCCATACAGTCAACAATACTACCAAAAATACAACCAATATCCATCTTATCAATACCCATACGAACCACAAAGCGAACAATATTTCCAACAATCCACCAAGCTCCCATGGTTGTTATCCGAGAAATATGAAAAATCTTACCCAATGAACCAAGTACCAACCCAATACACTCCATACAATCAACAATATTTCCAAAGATACAACCAATTCCCATCTCAATATATGCCTCAATCTAAATATATGCCCGAACCTGAATACAGGCCGCCATATTCTCCCGAATACATCTCAACCTACGAGAAATACCCATATTTCCAACAAAGATACCCATACATGGAACAAAAATCGACTCCATTCCCCCCATCTTACTACCAAAAATACGTAGAAGAACCGATGCCCGAATCTTTCAGGCCatattctcaacaatattaCCAAAAATACCAACAATACCCATATTTCCAAATGAACAAGCAATTCACCAAACCGATGCCGTTCGTGAACAGCCCACTCTACCAAAAATCAATCTTCAAATACACCCCATCTCAATCTGagatattccaaaaaatccaGTATTCTCAAGTACCACAAGAAGTTCCGGAATTCTACCAGGAGAGAGAAAAGATACCACTTGAATACTATCAACAAG gaattttaaTCACAGCTAATTTCACCAACTTCAACGCCCAATTCAACCCGGAATACCAATTATCTTATTTCACCCAAGATATTGGAATGAACGCTTTCTACTATTACTACCACATTTATTTCCCATTCTGGATGAAGAACGAAGAAATCGCCTTTAATACTCAAAGACGTGGTGAACAATTCTATTACATTTACCAACAACTCTTGGCTAGATACAACCTCGAACGTATTTCTAACGGACTCGGTGAAATCCCACTTTTGCAATATGAACAAGGAGTTCCAGTTGGTTTCCGCACCCCAATGATGTACCCCAATGGAATGCCATTCCCAGAAAGGCCGGATCATTCTCCATTTGAATACTATCAAGGACCAGCTTATTATGATAACGATACTTTGAGTTtgttaaacattaaattgtacGAAAGGAGGCTTTTGGATGCTATCGATTCTGGATTTGTTTTAACTAGGGATGGaagatttatttctatttttgaaCCGCAaggttttgaaattttgggcAATTTGATTCAAGCTAACCCCGAATCTCCCAATGCAAGGTATTATGGACCTATTCTAGTCTTCGCTAGATACCTTCTTGGACACTCAAATTATCCTCTCAATCAATACTACATCAACCCATCTGTGATGGAACAATACGAAACTTCCCTCCATGATCCAGCATTCTATCAACTCTACAAAGTTATGATCTACTATTTCCAAAGATTCAAGCAATACATGCCGATGTACACCGAACAAGAACTCTTATTACCAGGTGTTAAAATCCAAGATGTTAAAGTTGACAAATTGACCACTTATTTCGACTATTTCTACACTGACATCTCCAACATCATGCACAGCAAGGGACCAGTTGAAGATATTCCAATTCAAGTCAGACAATATAGATTGAACCACAAACCATTCAACTATTACATGAATGTTATGAGTGAGAAACCATATGAAGCCGTTGTCAGAGTTTTCTTGGGACCAAAATACAGCGTTAATGGAGAACCTATTGATATCAACAAGGATAGAATGAGTTTCGTTGAATTAGACAAATTCCAATACACCTTAGTACCAGGACTTAACACCATCGAAAGAAACTCGAGGGAATTCTACGGTTACGTTCCAGAACGTAGCACATACAAGGAACTTTTCATGCAATTGGTTAACTACCAAACTCCAATTCAATATAGCCCAAGAGTTTACTGGGGATTACCACAAAG AATGATGCTTCCTAAGGGTACTCAACAAGGCCAAGAATACCAAATGTACTTCTTGATCACCCCATACCAACCAGTTGAGAAGGTTTTGCCAAGAAGCTACCTTGGAAACAGACCACACTTGTACTGGGACCGCATCTTCGACAAACTCCCATACGGGTATCCATTCGACAGACCCATTGATGAAAGCGTTTTCTACGTTCCAAACTCTTACTTCAAGGATGTCGTCATCTACAACGAATTCACCCCCGAATTCTCCGGGGAATACCCATACACTCCATTCTATGAGAACTATTAA
- the LOC111426773 gene encoding creatine transporter-like: MSSTEFSISHSNLGVLLEKHKGTYARFRWTRSWDFIMGTICYTVTYTGYNTYGVESNPGVIQYMLVGIFVGLPIFYTHIFLGQYCQMGMLNFRHIMPMARGIMYTFLVCVLMKTIRFGCALTDTILYLLMSFQRNLPWSRCPKGYEDVCSGNNSSAGYPHTAYVFWRYIYSGNPTLDMEKISYSMPSFIMVTCFSIQWVFMFIVAVAAYWNHLKLTKTLFYIHFSILSILMVALAFKAESGVSPYTLIFSQTSELFQLEPWLLAIRTVLVNFCLADLYNMYSGAHLPKGALSGTLSFCCVCAISVLNLMASSLSYICYSIINKQYPSGISVKHPHELSAGVAHILIIIPQAISTLTVPQLWSSLFFISCICLIVSNQMLHLFSIQMTITDMYPNFAKYRTYLLAGCCLFGCVAGILLQSKTIYVAAKYAIENAMDNLVVICNLIWTVTIYWVYGVSTLSDDIQFLMGTQPTKFWKITWYLVPSILVLTIIAYFSLHATMHQNYIFINVCMLMMLVTPFAFFFVSELFVSIKRKNLLGTFQAHRKWGPPDLEDRIYRKFFNPSTETKYQAHKLICHHNCLLSSPVLRNVVHQENALRDNYFNVSSKTEVMDGYETQSSIVGSTSM, from the coding sequence ATGTCATCTACAGAATTTTCAATTTCGCATTCGAACTTGGGTGTGCTTCTTGAAAAGCATAAAGGTACATATGCAAGATTTCGATGGACTCGTTCTTGGGATTTTATAATGGGAACGATATGCTACACCGTTACTTATACCGGTTACAACACGTACGGTGTCGAAAGTAATCCCGGAGTAATACAATACATGCTGGTGGGGATATTTGTCGGACTGCCCATATTTTATACTCATATATTTCTTGGGCAATACTGTCAAATGGGGATGTTAAATTTTCGTCATATAATGCCGATGGCTAGAGGAATAATGTATACGTTTTTGGTGTGcgttttaatgaaaacaattCGATTCGGATGCGCGCTAACCGACAcgattttatatcttttaatgTCTTTCCAACGAAATTTGCCGTGGTCAAGATGTCCTAAAGGATACGAAGATGTTTGTAGTGGAAATAATTCTTCAGCTGGGTATCCACATACTGCCTACGTATTTTGGAGATACATTTACTCGGGAAATCCAACTTTGGATATGGAAAAGATTTCGTATTCTATGCCATCATTTATCATGGTAACTTGCTTTTCAATTCAATGGGTTTTCATGTTTATAGTGGCAGTTGCGGCTTATTGGAATCATCTTAAATTGACGaaaacgttgttttacatacatttttcaattttatccaTTTTAATGGTAGCTTTAGCTTTTAAAGCGGAAAGCGGCGTCTCACCTtacactttaattttttctcaaacATCGGAATTATTTCAATTAGAACCTTGGCTTCTTGCCATACGAACTGTTCtcgttaatttttgtttggctgatttatataatatgtattCTGGAGCTCATTTACCTAAAGGGGCTTTATCTGGTACTTTATCCTTTTGTTGTGTGTGTGCAATATCGGTGTTAAATTTAATGGCTTCTTCGCTATCGTATATTTGTTATagcataataaataaacaatatccTTCTGGTATATCTGTGAAACATCCTCACGAACTCAGTGCGGGAGTTGCGCATATCCTCATCATCATCCCCCAAGCTATAAGTACTCTAACCGTCCCTCAATTATGGTCctcgttattttttatatcgtgcatttgtttaattgtCTCAAATCAAATGCTTCATTTATTCAGCATACAAATGACCATCACGGATATGTACCCCAACTTTGCAAAATATAGAACATATCTTTTAGCGGGTTGTTGTTTATTTGGTTGTGTCGCCGGAATACTTCTCCaatcaaaaacaatatatgTAGCTGCAAAATATGCCATAGAAAATGCGATGGACAATCTCGTCGTGATTTGTAACCTTATTTGGACCGTTACTATTTACTGGGTGTACGGCGTAAGCACATTATCCGATGATATACAATTCCTAATGGGAACACAACCAACgaaattttggaaaataacCTGGTATTTAGTACCCTCCATTTTAGTCCTAACTATAATCGCTTATTTCTCGCTTCACGCCACAATGCATcaaaattatatctttataaacGTATGTATGTTGATGATGTTGGTAACGCCGTTTGCCTTTTTTTTTGTCTCGGAATTATTCGTCAGTATAAAAAGGAAGAATTTATTGGGAACCTTTCAAGCGCACAGAAAATGGGGACCGCCGGATCTCGAAGACCgcatttatagaaaattttttaacccatCTACAGAAACTAAGTATCAAGCTCACAAATTGATATGTCATCATAATTGTTTATTGTCGAGTCCAGTTTTAAGGAACGTTGTTCATCAAGAAAACGCGTTAAgagataattattttaacgtaTCTTCGAAAACTGAGGTAATGGATGGATATGAAACTCAATCGAGTATTGTTGGCAGTACTTCAATGTAg